From a single Callithrix jacchus isolate 240 chromosome 5, calJac240_pri, whole genome shotgun sequence genomic region:
- the UBL3 gene encoding ubiquitin-like protein 3 isoform X1, with amino-acid sequence MTGGNQRKKAENTQSQSASPSKDDYSSTSTMEQGLMENERIPMTESLFKEWIITNFGELKEHVVAQRKETRNFEKRFDEILLRIDNLERSMSELMELKNTIQELREVCTGLNTRIVQAEEGISEVKVQLNEIKHEEKIREKRIKRNEQSLQEMWDYVKRPNLRLIGVPECDGENESKLENTLQDIIQENFPKLAKQVNIQPQVIQRTPKRYSSRRATPRHIIIRFTRVETKEKILRAARERGQVTHKGKPIRLTADLSAETLQARREWGPIFNILKEQNLQPRISYPAKLSFTTEGKIKSFMNKQELRDFITTRPALQELLKEALHTERNNQY; translated from the coding sequence atgacgggaggaaaccagcgtaaaaaagctgagaatactcaaagtcagagtgcctctccctctaaagatgattacagttccacatcaacaatggaacaaggcttgatggagaacgagcgcatcccaatgacagaatcactcttcaaggaatggataataacaaacttcggtgagttaaaagaacatgttgtagcccaacgtaaagaaactaggaactttgaaaaaaggtttgatgaaatcctattgagaatagacaacttagagaggagtatgagtgaattaatggaactgaagaatacaatacaggaactccgagaagtatgcacaggtttaaacactcgaattgttcaggcagaagaagggatatcagaggtcaaagtccaacttaatgaaataaagcacgaagaaaagattagagaaaaaaggataaaaaggaatgagcaaagtctccaagaaatgtgggactatgtgaaaagaccaaatttacgtttgataggtgtacctgaatgcgacggagagaatgaatccaagctggaaaatacccttcaggatattattcaggaaaattttcctaaactagcaaagcaggtcaacattcaaccccaggtaatacagagaacaccaaaaagatattcctcaagaagagcaaccccaaggcacataatcattagattcaccagggttgaaacgaaggagaaaatactaagggcagccagagagagaggtcaggttacccacaaaggcaagcctatcagacttacagcagatctctcagcagaaactctacaagccagaagagagtgggggccaatattcaacatcctcaaagaacagaaccttcagcccagaatttcatatccagccaaactaagcttcacaactgaaggaaaaataaaatcttttatgaacaagcaggaactcagagattttattaccaccaggcctgctttacaagagcttctgaaagaagcattacacacagaaagaaacaaccagtattag